Part of the Amycolatopsis sp. 195334CR genome is shown below.
GCGGGTGATCGCGCCCGACCTGCGCGGGTACGGCGAGACGACCGTGGTGCCGGGCAAGACGCACCTGGAGACGTTCGCCCGCGACCTCGGTGAACTGCTCGACCGGCTCGGCGTTGGCCGGATCGTGCTCGGCGGGCTGTCGATGGGCGGGCAGATCGTGATGGAGTTCCACCGGCTGTTCCCGTCGCGGGTGCGCGGGCTCGTGCTCGCCGACACCTCCCCGGTCGGAGAGACTTCCGCGGGCAAAAGACTGCGGAACTCGGTGGCGGACCGGTTGCTGCGCGAAGGTCTTGCCGGGTACGCCGAGGAGGTGCTGCCGAAGATGGTCGCGCCGCACAACCTCGAGGCGTTGCCCGAAGTCGGCAAGCACGTGCTCGGCATGATGCGCGGGGCACCGGCCGAGGGCGCGGCCGCCGCGTTGCGCGGGCGGGCGGAGCGGCTCGACTACGTGGAATCGCTGGGTTCGGTCGAGGTGCCCACGCTGATCGTGGTCGGCTCCGACGACGAATACACCCCGGTCGCCGACGCGGAACTGATGCACCGGCGCATCCGCGGCTCGCGGCTGGTGGTGGTCGAGGGGGCAGCGCACATGCCCAACCTCGAACGGCGCGAGGAGTTCGACGGCGCGCTTGAGGCCTTTCTCTCTTCGGTCGCGGGCGGCCCGGACGGGGAAGTACGGTTCGGCTCGTGAGTACGCGACAGAAAACCGTCTTTGTCACCGGGGCCAGCGCGGGTTTCGGCGCCGCCATCGTCCGGCGGTTCGCCGCCGAGGGCGCACGCGTGGTCGCCACCGCCCGCCGGGCGGACAAGCTCGCCGAACTCGCCGCAGAACTCGGTGACTCGGTGCACCCGCTGGAACTCGACGTGCGCGACCGGGACGCGGTGTACGCCGCCTTCGCCGAGTTGCCATCGGCGTTCGCCGAGGTGGATGTGCTGGTCAACAACGCGGGCCTGGCCAAGGGCCTGAACCCGGCGCAGAAGGCCGACCCGGACGACTGGCAGCAGATGATCGACACGAACTGCGCCGGTCTGGTGCACTGCTCGCGGGCCGCCCTGCCCGGCATGGTCGAACGCGGGCGGGGGCACGTGGTGAACCTGGGTTCGGTGGCGGGCACGTACCCGTACCCCGGCGGGAACGTGTACGGGGCGACCAAGGCTTTTGTGCACCAGTTCAGCCTGAACCTGCGCAGTGATCTGCACGGCACGGGCGTGCGGGTCACCTCCATCGAGCCCGGCATGGTGGGCGGGACGGAGTTCTCGGTGGTGCGGTTCGAGGGGAACCAGGACCGCGCGGACCAGGTCTACTCGGGGATGCGGCCGCTGAGCGCGGAGGACATCGCCGAGTCGGTGCACTGGGTGACCTCGCAGCCGGCGCACGTGAACGTGAACGTGCTCGAGCTGATGCCGGTGGAGCAGAGCTTCTCGCCGTTCCAGGTGCACCGCTCTTAGTTCACCAGGTGGCTTGGGTCGCCGGAGAGATGCAGTGAATGTGGCTTTCACTGCGGAATCGGCAGTGAAAGCCACATTCACTGCATGGCGGCGCGCCCGGGCGGACTGGTCGGCGGCTGCCCGGGTCCGCCCCCGATGACGGACCCGAGCAACCACGGCGAGCGCCACGAGACCCGGGCGGCTACCGAAGGCGCCAAGAGACCCGGAGCAGCCACCGCGAGCATCACGAGACCGAGCAGCCGACCACGAGCGCCACAAGACCCGGAGCAGCCACCGCGAGCATCACGAGACCCGAGCAGCCACCGCAAGCGCCACGAGACCGGGCAGCCGAACACGAACGCCACCAGAGCCCGGGCGCCGACCGCAAACGTCACGAGGCGGTGCGCGCCGGTAGTGCGATACCACCGCCTTTCAGGTGGGTCGTGCCGAGGTTGGCGCGGCGGCCGGCGAAGTGCCCGTCGGTGTAGCCCGTGCCCGACAGGTGCCGGGGCGAGGCCTTCCGCAGGCGGCCGTACTGCGCGTCATACGCGTCGTTGACCAGCTTTTTCCGGTCCAGCACCACGAGTTCGGCGGAGTGCCCCTCGTGTTCGGCGACGGCTCGCGACTCGGCGGCCTGGAGCCGCAGGCGGACCGCGGAGGCGAACCCCGCCAACCACGTGCGCCGGTACGCGGCGACCGTCTGCCCCTGCCCGGCCCAGCCCGGCCGCACCTTGGCCAGCTGGGTCGTCGCCTGCAGCAACAGGCTGGTGAACAGCAGCTCCACCCGGTCCAGATCGGACCGGAAGCCGAACACGGTCACCGACTGCACGGCCTGCCCCCGGCACAACAGCACCACCCGGCACCGCAGCGGGTCGGCCACGCAGCTCAGCAACTGCGCCTTATCCTTGCTGTACGGGTTGTGCAGCGGGATCTTCACGCTGGTGATGGTGTCGGTGTGCCGCCCGGCCGCGGCCAGCACCGCGCGGTCGATGCCGTACCGCGCGATCAGCTCGGCGGCCTTGGTGTTGTACGCCTCGGCCTCGGCCTCGGTGACCGCCGGGTCCTCGGCCTTCGCGAGCAGCTTGCGCACCCGCGTGAGTAGGTGTTGATCTGACACGAACACATGTTCGCATCCGGGTCCGACAAAATCGAGTCCGCGTTTCGCTCAGGTGTGCGGATCGGCCATTGTCCACGCCGCGGCCCCGGCCGCCTAGAGTCGGCGCATGCGGCGGAAAGTGCTGATCGTGGAGGACGAGCGGACGATCGCGGACTCGGTCGCCGCCCGGTTGCGGGCCGAGGGCTTCGCGGTGGAACTCGCGCACGACGGACCGGCCGGGGTCGCCGCCGCCGAGGCGGGCGAGCCCGACCTCGTCGTGCTCGACCTCATGCTGCCCGGCTACGACGGCCTGGAGGTCTGCCGCCGCATCCAGGCCCGCCGCCCGGTGCCGGTGCTGATGCTCACCGCGCGGGCCGACGAGAACGACCTCCTGGTCGGGCTGGCCGTCGGCGCCGACGACTACCTGACGAAGCCTTTCTCCATCCGCGAACTCGCCGCCCGCGTGCACGCGCTGCTCCGGCGCGCCGGCCACGCGGCACCGAACGAGCCGGACCGGATCGTCGTCGGTGACCTGGAGATCGACCCGGTCCGCCGCCGCGTCCGCCGGGCGGGCACCGAACCGCACCTGACCCCGATCGAGTTCGACCTGCTCACCACTCTCGCGCGCCGGCCGGACGCGGTGATCTCCCGCGAGGAGCTGGTGGCGCGGGTCTGGGGCTGGGAGGGCCCACCGCGAACGGTGGACAGCCACGTGAAGGCGTTGCGCCGCAAGCTGGGCGCCGACCTGATCCGGACCGTGCACGGCGTCGGTTACGCACTGGAGGCGAAATGAGCCTGCCCCGGCCACTGGACCCGGTCCGCTCCATCAAGCTGAAGCTCGGCCTGCTCGTGGTGGGTGCGACCGGCGCCGCGCTGATCTTCTTCCGCTACCAGATCGGCTGGCTACCGCCGCGGACCGCGATCGCGGCACTGGTGATCGCGCTGGTCACCACCCAGCTGCTGGCGCACGGCATGACCAAACCGCTGCGGCAGATGACCGCCGCCGCCCGCGCGATGGCCGAGGGCGACTACTCGCGACGCGTCCGCGCCACCTCGCGCGACGAGGTCGGCGAGCTGGCACTGGCGTTCAACCGGATGGCCGCCGACCTCGGCGCCGCCGACCAGCAGCGCCGCGAGCTGATCGCGAACGTCTCGCACGAGCTGCGCACGCCGATCACCGCGTTGCGGGTGGTGCTGGAGAACGCCGTCGACGGCGTGACCGGCGAGGACGCGCTGAAGACCGCGCTCGGCCAGACCGAACGGCTCGGCAGGCTGGTCACCGAGCTGCTCGACCTGTCCAGGATCGACGCCGGGGTCGAGCCGCTGCACCGCGAGACCTTCGAGATCGAGCCGCTGCTGCGCGAAGCCGTCGCCGAGACCCAGACGGACGCCCGGTTCACCGTCGAGGTGACCCCGCCCGGCGCGCAGGCCTTCGCCGACCGGGAACGCCTGCACCAGGTGGTGGCGAACCTCCTGGACAACGCCGTGCGCCACGGTCCGGCCGGTGGTGAGGTCCGGGTGCGGGCGTTCCTGGTCGGCACCAGCCTGGCCATCGAAGTCGCCGACGACGGGCCGGGCATCACCCCGGCGGACCGCGAGCGCGTGTTCGAGCGGTTCACCCGCGGCGAGCGCGCCGGGAACGGCGGCACCGGGCTGGGCCTGGCCATCGCCCGGTGGGTCGCCGAACTGCACGGCGGCCGGATCGCCGTGGTCGGCGACACCGGCTGCCGGATCAGGCTCGACCTGCCGGGGTCCTGACCGGCACGGCCAGTTCCGCCACCCGGCCCGGCCACCAGGAAGCCTTGCCCAGCAAGGACATCGCCGCGGGCAGCAGCAGGATCCGGACGATCACCACGTCCAGCAGCACGGCCAGCGCCAGGCCGAGCCCGATCTGCTTCATCTCGATCCGGTCGATGAACATGAAGCCGACGAACACCGACACCATCACCAGCGCGGCACTGGTCACCACCCGCGCGGAGCCGGTGATGCCGTCCACCACCGCCTCCCTGGTCGGCAGGCCGCGCGCGACCGCCTCGCGGATCCGGCTCACCACGAAGATCTGGTAGTCCATCGACAATCCGAACAGGATCGCGAAGAGCATCAGCGGGGTGCGCGAGCCGATGAACCCGGTGGAGGTGAACCCGAGCAGGCCCTCCGCCCAGGTGCCCTGGAAGACCACCACCAGCGCCCCCCAGGCGGCCAGCACGGAGAGCAGGTTCAGCACCAGGCCCAGCGCGCCGATCACCACCGAGCGGAACGCCAGCGCCATCATCACGAAGGTGGCCAGCAGCACGAACCCGATCACCCACGGCAGCCGGTCCGCCTGGTGCGCCGAATAGTCCACGCCACGCGCGGGTTCACCGGAGATCGCGACCTCGACGCCCACCGGTTTCGGCTGCGCCCGCAGCTGCGCCAGCGAGTCGTCGGCTTCGGGCGTGCCCGCCGAGTAAGGGATCGGGATCTCCAGCCGCTGCGTCTGTCCGTCCACAGAGGACACGATGCGCGAGCCGGGGGTGGCCAGGTCGGCGGCGGCCTGCGCGGAATCCTCCCCGCGGATGACCACCATGTGCGACGCGCCGTGGTCCGGGAACTCCGCCACCAGCTCGTCGTACGCGGCGATCTCCGGCACCGACCGCGGGAAGCTGTTGATGCCCTCCACGCCCAGCTTCATGTTCAGCCCGGGAATGGCGAGCGCGCCGATCAGCAGGAGGCCGACCAGCAGCGTCGGCACCGGGTGCTCGACGGCCGGGCGCAGCATCCGGTTCCACACCCGCGGCGGCTTGGCCTGCCGCTTGCTGTCCAGGCGCGGGCCGAGTTTCGCCAGCAGGGCGGGCAAAACGGTGACCGCGCTGAGCACGGCGACCGCGACCACGATGATCGTGCCGGTGGCGATCGAGGAGAAGATGACGTCCTTCGCGAGGTAGAGCCCGACCAGCGAGACGATCACCGCCAGCCCGGAGACCACGATCGCCCGGCCCGAGGTCGCCGCCGCGATCTCGACCGCCGCCGCGTGGCTGAGCTGCCCGCGCGACCGGTCGCGTTCCTCGCGCACGCGTTTGAGCGCGAAGAGCGAGTAGTCGACCCCGACCGCCATGCCCATCATCAGCAGGATGCTGGTGACCGCGCCGCCCGCGTCCGGGAAGAACACCGACGCCAGGCCGTAGAGGCCGACCGAGCCGAGGATCGCGGTGAGCGCGAGCACCAGCGGGATGCCCGCCGCCAGCAGCGAGCCGAACACCAGGAACAGGATCAGCAACGTCACCGGCAGCGTGATGGCCTTGGTGATCAGCACGCCCTGCCCGAGCTGTGCGCTGAGCCCGCGTTCCATCGAAGCGTCACCGGTCTGCGCCAGCCGCACGTCGGGATGCGCGGCGGCCGTGGCGTCGACCTGCTCGATGACCGGTTCGATGTGGTCGCCCGCCTGCTGGTCGTCACCGGCCATGGTGATCACCACGAGCAGGCTGCCGCCGTCCGGCGAGCGCTGCGGTTCGTCGACGTCGGCGACACCCGGCAGGCCGCGGACCCGTTGGGCCACCTCGGCGGCGGCCGGTTCGGAGGCCGGGGTGATCAGCACGTTCTCCACCGGCGGCCGGGAAACCCCGCCCTCGGCGGCCAACTGCTCGGCGCGCCCCGCTTCGCCGATCCAGAAGTCCTCGCCGTGGGCCTGGGTGGTGCCGGTCATCGTGCCCGCCGCGAAGGCGATCGCGACAAAGGCGAGCCAGCCCACGATGGCCTGCCAGGGATGGGTCGCGCTCCAGCGCGCGATACGCCTCACGGTCATGATCCGAGCATTTCGCGCGGGGGCCACCAGGACACTGGAGTGCGCCGGAGCAACCTCGGTGGGGTTCGCCCTACTTGACCGCCTCGGCGGTCATCACGCGGAAGAACGGGATGATCGTCAGCGCGCCCAGCACGGCGAAGAATCCGAACGCCACACCGAAACCGGCGAATTCGGTGAGCACGCCGGCGAGGGCCGCGGCGACCGGTGCGGCACCCCAGCTGACCAGCCGGTACGCCGCGTTGAACCGGCCGAGCAGGTGGTCGGGCACGAGCTCCTGGCCGAGCAGGCGCGCGTTGACCGTCCACATCGTCCCGCCAACGCCGGCGGCGAACGCGGCCGCGCCGACGGCCCAGGCGTTCGGCCACACCGCGGGCACGGCCACCAGCAGGAACGAGCCGACGAGATCGGCGAACATCGCCCAGCGGCGGCCGATCAGCCGGTTGACCGGGCCGACGAGGAGCGCGCCGAGCACCCCGCCGGCACCGAGCGCGGTGAGCAGAAGGCCGTACCCGCGCGCGTCGAAACCAAGCGGTCCCGGCGCCACGGCGTAGAGCGGCAGGATCGCCAGCCAGGCGTTCCACGCCCCGGCCATCACCGCCACGAGCAACGCCATCGTGCGCAGAACCCGGTGCTGCCAAAGGAAGTTGAGGCCGTCGCGGATCTCCAGGTGCACGGATCGGCGTTCGACGGGCTTCGCTTCGAAGTTGCCGATGAGCACGAGCAGCAGCAAAGCGCCCGCCGCGTAGACGAGGCCGGTGACGCCCAGCGCGAGCCCGGCTCCGGCGGCGACGAGGAACCCTCCGACAGGAGCGCCGAGGAAACCGTTGCAGAGGTACTCGACCGCGGTGATGCGCGCGGTCGCCTTGTGCCGCCGAAGGGGCGCGACGGCCGCCGGGATGATCGACGCGCCCGCGGTCAGCGCGACGACCTCGGCCACGCCCAGCACCCCGGCGACGCCGAAGATCAGCGGAAGGCTGGTCGTGCCGGTCAGGTAGGCGAAGAAGGCGACGCCGATCGCGGCCAGGCGCGCGAGTTCGGCGGCGAACATCAGGCTGCGGCGGTTGAGCCGGTCGACCAGGACGCCGACGTGCAACGCGGTGAGCAGCCACGGCAGCGACAACATCGTGGCGACCAGCGCGACGAGGGTCGGTGAGCGGGTCAGGGAAGCGGCGAGCAGCGGCAGCGCGACCTTCGTGACGGCGTCGGCGAGGTTGGTGGTGGCGGTGAAGACCAGCAACGACCACTCGTTGCGGAGGTGCGGCTCGACCTGGGTGGGCACCGGCTCTCCTAACCTGTTGTACGGCATAACCGGTTATGAGCTTCTATCGGTTAGACTCGGGTTGTCAAGCGGGAGGTGGTTCGATGGCGGGCTCACCACGGGTGCTGCCGGAATACCTGGAGCCGGTGCTGGAGTTCGTCAACTCGGTGGACGTCGAGGAGGGCACGGACCAGCTGACCGACGCGGCCGCGTTGACCGCGTGGCTGGGCTCGACCGCGAAAGCTTCCCCCGCCGAGTTCCGGCTGGCGTTGGAACTGCGCACGGCCTTGCGGGGGTTGGCACTGGCGAACCACGCGCCCGCGGATCCGGTGGACACCACGTGTTTCGCGCGGTTGCCGTTCGTCGCCACCGCCGAGGCGCCCTTCGCGCCGGTGCTCGACGCCCCGGTCATGCGGGCGCTCACCGAGGTGGTGATCGGGTACGCGCGGGCGCGGGCCACCGGGGAGTGGCAGCGGCTGCGCATCTGCCCGGGGGACAACTGCTACTGGGGTTTCTGGGACTCGTCGCCGCGGGGGGCGCGGCGGTGGTGCAGCATGCGCGTGTGCGGGAACCGGGCCAAAGCCCGGGCCTACGCCAGCCGACCGGGGAGGTCCTGACCATGGCCAGCAAGTTCACCGAGCTCGCGATCGACTGCGCCGATCCCGAGGCACTCGCCCGGTTCTGGTGCGCGGTACTCGACTACGAGGTGCTGGGCGAGGACGAGGAGGACGGCGCGATCACCATCGGCTCGCCCGCGGTGCCGGAGGGCAAGAAGCGCGTCGGCCCGGTGCCGCCGACGTTGACCTTCGCGCGGGTGCCGGAGGGCAAGGTGGTCAAGAACCGGCTGCACATCGACGTCAACCCGACCGACCGCGACCAGGCCGAGGAGGTGGCGCGGCTGCTCGAACTGGGCGCGCGGCACGTCGACGTCGGCGGGGGCGAGGTCAGCTGGGTGACGCTCGCCGACCCGGAGGGGAACGAGTTCTGCGTGCTGGCGGGCCGTTACCCCTGATAGGCGGAGGCCTGGAGGTCGTAGTACTCGCGGTAGAGGTCGGAGGTGCGCATGAGGGTCTCGTGCGTGCCGTCGGCGGTGATGCGGCCCTGGTCCATGACCAGGATGCGGTCGGCGTGGCGGATGTTCGCCAGGCGGTGGGTGACCAGGATCGTGGTGCGGCGGGTGCCGTCGTGGTGACCGCTGGCGTGGCGAAGTCCGGCGAAGACCCGGGCTTCGGCACGCGCGTCGAGCGCGGCGGTCGGCTCGTCCGCGACCAGCACGGCGCCGTCGCGGAAGATCCCACGGGCGACGGCGAAGCGTTGCGCCTGACCGCCGGAAAGCTCCTGCGCGTCCTTGAAGTAACGCGAGATGACGGTGTCCGGGCCATGGGGCAACCCGGCCAGCACCTCGTCGGCACCGGAGTTCGCCAGCGCTGACGTCCACTGTGGACCGTCCACCGCCCGGTCCAGCCGCCCGATGCGGATGCTGTTGCGGGCGGTCATCGGCCACTTCGCCGGTTCCTGCGAGATCACCGCGACCTGGTCGTGCAGGGAGAACATGTCCACCTCGGCGAGGTCGACGTCGTCCCAGCGGACCCGGCCGCGCGTCGGCAGGTACAGCCCGGTGAGCACCTTGCCCAGCGTGGTCTTGCCGCTGCCGTTCGACCCGACCAGCGCGACCACCTCGCCCCGCCGCAGGGTCAGGGAGATGTCGCGGAGCGCGGGCTCGGCCTGGCCGGGGTAGGTGAACGACACGTCCTCCAGCCGGATCGTCGCCGGATTCGACGGCGCCGCCACCACCGAGGCCCGCCGCGCCCGCTGCCGCGACTGTTCCTTCAGTTCCCGGTGGAAGTCCACGTAGAACGACTCCTCGAACAGGGAGTTCACCGCGTAGATGGTGTTGGACAGGGCGGTCGAAGCGGTGCGCATCGCCACCACCGCCGTACCGGCCAGCGCCAGTTCCATCTGCCCGGTGTAGAGCAGCCAGCCGAGCACCACGTACGCCAGCCCGGTGCCGATCCCGGCCAGCACGCGCCCGGCCAGCCGGATCACCGTGGTCTGGCGTTCGAGGCGCACGTCCGCGGCCATCAGTTCTTCGCACAGCGCGCGGTGTTCGGCCAGCAGCGGTGATTGCAGGGTCAGCGCGTGGCGTTCGAGGGCGGCGTCGCGCCCGGTGAGCACGTCGTCGACTATCCACTTGCGACGCTGACGGCCGACCAGGTGCAGGAAGGTCCGGTAGTTCAACTTCGCCACCCGCATCGACGCCCACCCGTCGGCCAGCGCGGCGACCAGCAGGACCGGTGCGAGCCACGGGTTCAGCAACCCGGCGGTGACCACCGCGGCCAGCATCGCGATGAGGGAGGAGCACAGGTCGGACAGCCGGGTGACGCTCTGGGCCACCGCCCGCACCCCGTACTGGCCGCCCTGGCGGGCCAGCTCGCGGAAGTCGGCGTCGTCGAAGGCGATCAGGTCGACGGTCACCACCGCCACGGTCACCTCGTCCTCGGCGAGGCGTTCCACCCGGGGCTTCAACTCGCCCTGCACCGCGCCGACCGCCGATTCAAGGAGCGCCCGCAAGGCGTACGACCCGACGAGCACCGCGATCGCCGGCAACGAGGCAAGCACCCGATCCGGCGTGGGCCCGGCTTCCAGCAAGCGGGTGAACACGTCCGCCGTGGCCAGCAAGCCGAACGCGGTGACACAGCCGGAGAGGACTTGGAGGAGCCCGAGGAGCACGGTCAACCGCGGGGAGGTGTTCCAGGCCAGGCGCACCACCATCGCCGCGGCGCGGGGCATGGCCCGCACCGTCGCCCAGGTACTGGACGCAGCCACCCGGCGATCGACAGCCGCCCACTCAGGCTCGTCGATCTGCTCGGTACCGATCAGACGCTCAGTCACCCCCCACATAATCCGGCCGGCACCGACAAACCGCGAGACCGCGCGCGCCCCGGTGCTGTGAAAGCCACATTCACTGCGAAATCCGCTGTGAAAGCCACATTCACAACACCACCAGGAGGCGAGCGGCGACCCCCACGATCAAAACGTAAGCCGGGCACCAAACCCCCGCCCACCCACACTCCCCCTTCCCCACCCCGGTCCACAGCCAAAACACGGCGGGGATGTTGTTGTCAAGGCATCTTTCCCGCCTTGACAACAACATCCCCGCCGTCGTGACAATCAAAAGCCGGGGTGGCCCCGCCCCGCCCGAGGCCCCCGAAAACCCCTACCGAAAACGATCGACCACCGTAACCCCCTCCCGCGCCGCCACCACCGAATCCATCTCCATCAACACATCCGGCACCTCATCCAACCCAACCCTCCGCCCCACCAACCGATCCAGGTCAAGCCCCGCCGAAGCCACCAACGACAACATCTCCGGGTACTCGTGCGCCTGCAACCCATGCGTCCCAACGATCCGCAGCTCCCCCGCGATCACCTCGTGCATGGCGATCGGCGGCACCCCCTGCTCCGGCGGCATCAACCCCACCTGCACGTGAATCCCCCGCTTCCGCAACGAGGAAACCGACGCCGCACAGGTCGACGGCAACCCCACGCAGTCCAACGACACGTGCGCCCCACCGCCGGTGATCTCCTTGACCGCCGACGCCGTGTCCCCACCGGCCACCACAGCTTCGGCCCCCAGCGAACGAGCCAACGCCAACGCCGAAGCCGAAAGGTCGACCGCCACCACCCGCGCCCCGGCCGCCACCGCGAGCATCACCGCCGAGATCCCCGCCCCACCGCACCCGTGCACGGCGACCCACTGCCCCGCCCGCACCTCGCCCTGCCGCACCACCGCGCGGAACGCCGTGGCGAACCGGCAGCCGAGCGCCGCGGCGGTGACGTAACCCAGCGAATCCGGCAACCGCACCAGGTTCACCATCGCCCGGTCGATCGCGACCTGCTCGGCGAACGAACCCCAGTGCGTGGCCCCCGGCTGGAACTGCCGGTCGCAGATGTGCCCGTACCCGGCCGCGCACTGCTCGCACGTCCCGCAGGCGCAGACGAACGGCACGGTCACCCGCTCACCGACCGACCACCCGCGCACCCCGGCCCCCACCGACAGGATCCGCCCGGCCAGTTCGTGCCCGGCCACGTGCGGCAGCGTGACACTGGTGTCGTGCCCCTGGAGCGAGTGCCAGTCGCTGCGGCACACGCCGGTCGCTTCCACCGCGATCACCACGCCGTCGGCGGACGCCACCGGATCGGGCACCTCCCGCAGCACCGGCCGCACCCCGTACTCCTCGAAAACGACCGCGCGCATCCCACTCCCCGTCCCTGAGTTGACCCGAACCGGTGATGAGATCAAACTCTGCCCCCAGCGTCGCCAACGGACCAGGGGGCAGCATGAGCGAGCTGAACCACGCGCTGAGCACCCGCCAGCTGTCGATGATCGCGATCGGCGGCGTGATCGGCGCCGGGCTGTTCGTCGGCAGCGGCAAGGCCATCAAAACCGCGGGCCCCGGCGTGCTGATCGCCTACGTGGTGGCGGGCGCGGTGGTGGTGCTGGTGATGCGCATGCTGGCCGAGCTGGCGGTCGCGTCCCCGGACACCGGCTCGTTCGCCACCTACGCCACCCGCGAACTCGGCTCGTGGGCCGGGGTGACGATCGGCTGGCTCTACGCCTACCAGTGGTGCGTGATCATCGGCTTCGAGGCGATCACCGGCGCCGCGATCACCGTCAAGCTGGTGCCCGCGCTGCCGTCCTGGCTGGCCGCGTTGATCTTCACCACCGTGCTCACCGCGGTGAACCTGATCAGCGTGCGCTCGTTCGGCCGGTTCGAGTTCTGGTTCGCGATGATCAAGGTGTGCGCGATCGCCCTCTTCATCGCCATCGGGGTGTACGCGATCCTCGGCTTCTTCCCCGGTCAGCCGGCACCCGGCCTGAGCAACCTGACCGGCCAGGGCGGCTTCCTGCCCAACGGCTGGGGCGCCGTGCTGA
Proteins encoded:
- a CDS encoding ABC transporter ATP-binding protein; amino-acid sequence: MWGVTERLIGTEQIDEPEWAAVDRRVAASSTWATVRAMPRAAAMVVRLAWNTSPRLTVLLGLLQVLSGCVTAFGLLATADVFTRLLEAGPTPDRVLASLPAIAVLVGSYALRALLESAVGAVQGELKPRVERLAEDEVTVAVVTVDLIAFDDADFRELARQGGQYGVRAVAQSVTRLSDLCSSLIAMLAAVVTAGLLNPWLAPVLLVAALADGWASMRVAKLNYRTFLHLVGRQRRKWIVDDVLTGRDAALERHALTLQSPLLAEHRALCEELMAADVRLERQTTVIRLAGRVLAGIGTGLAYVVLGWLLYTGQMELALAGTAVVAMRTASTALSNTIYAVNSLFEESFYVDFHRELKEQSRQRARRASVVAAPSNPATIRLEDVSFTYPGQAEPALRDISLTLRRGEVVALVGSNGSGKTTLGKVLTGLYLPTRGRVRWDDVDLAEVDMFSLHDQVAVISQEPAKWPMTARNSIRIGRLDRAVDGPQWTSALANSGADEVLAGLPHGPDTVISRYFKDAQELSGGQAQRFAVARGIFRDGAVLVADEPTAALDARAEARVFAGLRHASGHHDGTRRTTILVTHRLANIRHADRILVMDQGRITADGTHETLMRTSDLYREYYDLQASAYQG
- a CDS encoding zinc-binding dehydrogenase is translated as MRAVVFEEYGVRPVLREVPDPVASADGVVIAVEATGVCRSDWHSLQGHDTSVTLPHVAGHELAGRILSVGAGVRGWSVGERVTVPFVCACGTCEQCAAGYGHICDRQFQPGATHWGSFAEQVAIDRAMVNLVRLPDSLGYVTAAALGCRFATAFRAVVRQGEVRAGQWVAVHGCGGAGISAVMLAVAAGARVVAVDLSASALALARSLGAEAVVAGGDTASAVKEITGGGAHVSLDCVGLPSTCAASVSSLRKRGIHVQVGLMPPEQGVPPIAMHEVIAGELRIVGTHGLQAHEYPEMLSLVASAGLDLDRLVGRRVGLDEVPDVLMEMDSVVAAREGVTVVDRFR